The sequence CATACTCCACAGTACGCAACGTCTAATCTTACTTCACCAGCTTCAGGTTTAATTTGTTCCCCTTTACCAACAGTAAATTTTCCTTTCGATTCATAGAATGCTGCTTTCATCTTTTATTTCGTTTTAGTTTAACTCTGCATAGACATCTTGTGTCTTTGTGCCTTTTTCTTTAATTGTGAGAAGTATTTTATCTTCCAATAAACCCTCTACTTTAGCTTTTACTTCGACTTTACCCTTACCTTCTTTCGATTGAAGAATGATAAGTGCTCGCCCATTTGACGTCAATAATTTTCTTGCATTATGTGTCTGCACGTTATTAATAGCTCCATTATCTACCCCAAGTACTCTTAAGTTCTCTGGAATTTCAAAATTGATTATCCTCTCTTGATTTTTGATTGGAAAACCTTTTGCATCTACTAATTGAGCTACAACATGTGCTACTTCGTACTCATCATTATCAATAGTAGATTTATCTATAGATAATTTCACTCCTGCTGCCTTACCTGCTGTATGTAAAGTAGTTTCTATTATCTGACCATTTTTCACACCTACTGCTGTTAGTTTCCCTTTCTCGAAAGGAACTGCCCATTTATAGATATGATCTTCAAATTCTGATAAGTTTCTTTGGCCTAAACTCTTCTCGTTTAAGAACAATTCTATTGATTCGCAATTAGAGTACATTTCTACACTAATCATTTGTTTTTCAGCATAATTCCAATGATTATTAACATCATGCCATTCCCATAATGCATGCTTCCAAGCATTCGGATTTTTTGCTACTAGTAAACCAGAATTTGGGTCTATTTTATTAATAGATTTTTCAATTTCTTGAGTAGCTATGTACGTATGAGGATCATCAGACCATAACGTTTTAATCATATGATAAGAGGGTTTTGTAAAACCTGCAAAATCTATCATACCCGCATTATTACCTTTAATAGGCCAAGGTCCTCTAATTTCACCCAAATAATCTATACCTGTCCAAAAGAATGTTCCTGCAATAAATGGTCTGTCCATTACAGCTTTCCATTCGTGGTATTGAGCTAAATTTTCAGTACCCATTATTACTTTATTTGGATACATTTCGTGTCCATAATCATACAGCACTCTTCTATAACTGTAGCCTACAATATCTAATGACTTTCCGTATAATGTTTCATGCGATGCAGATGGTAAAATACAATTTGCTACAACAGGTCTAGAGTTATCCATCTCTTTTGTCCAATCTACTAACTGCTTAGCTGTCATGCCAATATCATATTTTTGATGAGGTAAAGTAGTTAACTTCTCCTTAATTTTAGTGGTAGAATAAGGTGGTTTAGACCAGAAATAATTGCCGTTCCAATTCATGTTCCCAAAAAATCCTGTTGCCTTAGCAACTCTTGGATAAGTCCATTCTATCTCGTTACCGATACTCCACTGAAAAATTGAAGGATGGTTACGGTGAGATTTCATTACAGACTTTAAATCTTCTTCTCCGTAATTTTGGAAATAATTTGCATAGCCTTCCGTTTCTTTATTCTGAGATTGTTCTTTCTGGTTAAAACGCTTGTCTTTTGGGTAATCCCATTCGTCAAAAAATTCGTCTTGAACTAGAAATCCTAACTCGTCACATAAATCAAGAAATTCTGATGAAGCTGGGTTGTGCGCTACTCTAATGGCATTACAACCACCATCTTTCAACGTTTGCAAGCGGCGTCTCCAAACATCTTTTGGCACTGCAGTACCTACAAGGCCAGCATCATGATGTAGACAAACACCTTTAATTTTCATGTTTTCATTGTTTAAGAAAAAACCTGAGTCTGCATCAAACTTTATATTTCGTATACCAAAATTGCTTGACAATACATCTACTTGTTCATTATCAATAATAAGTTTTGTAACTGCTGTATATAAATGCGGGTTCTCTACACCCCACAATATTGGATTAGTTACATTTATTTGTTGAACAACTTCTAATTGTTCGTTCTCATTAATTGAAATTACTTTTATTGCTTCACCAACTTTTTCATTACTCTTATTGAATAATTCTGTCAACAAATCAAAAGATTTATTGCCTTTGTAGTCGTTCTTAATTGTAGTAGTAATATTTACTAATGCATTGTTATCTTCTATTTCTGGAGTAGAAATAAATGTACCCCATATTGGAACATACAGTTTATTTGTAACTACTAATTTTACGTTTCTATAGATTCCTGCTCCTGTATACCATCTACTATCTGCAAACCTTGTATGATCTACTTTTACTGCAATGGTATTTTTTGAATTCTTATTGATATATGGTGTTAAGTCGTAGTAAAAAGGAGAATACCCATAAGGATGAAAGCCTAATTTTTTACCGTTGATATATACTTCTGAATTATTATATACGCCATCAAAATGGATAAACGCCTTTTGATTATTGTTTAATGCTATATCAAATTCTTTTCGGTACCAACCTGTTCCTCCACCATAAATGTATCCGGTTGCAGGAGCAAATTCAGCATTAGCAGAATCGTAATGATTACCAATTACCCAATCATGCGGTAATTTGATACTTTCCCAGTCCTTCACACTTACATCTTCACTGCTAAAATTGCTATGATTATTGTCTGTTAAATGGAATTTCCAGTTAAAATTAAAGTCGTGTTCACGAGCTGTTTTATTTGAGTTTTGGGTGTTACATCCACTACTCAAAACAAACAGAGTGAGTAAATAAATTACATTCTTCATTTGTCATTTAGAGTTATCAACCTCCCTATTTTCTACCCCTGAGTATTTGACATGATAGAATTAATAAAAAACAAGGAAGTTAAATGGAGTACTTCAGTGTACCGAAGTACTCCATATATTTTGGTTTTAATTATGGTCTTAAATTCACTTCAGAAATTGTAAAATCATCCATGTAGAAGTTCAGAATAGAAGTGTTTGCAGGGTTATTACCTCTTAACATCATCTGGTATTCTCCTGTATCTGGGAAACTTTGGAATGTTATACGAGCATACACCCACTTACCTACAGGTGTTTCTGTAGTAAAGTTAAACCTACCTGTTCCCCAATCAGTACCTGGACCAAAGAAGAAGACAATATTAGGAACCTCTCCGGCAGCATCATCAATAGTACTTGTACCACTAATTACTTTTACCCAAACACCGATTTCATAATTTTTCCCAGCTTCTGCTTTAAATGTTATGTGTTCGTTGTTTCCATCTTTATGGCCTATGATTGCACCTTGACTTGGATTTAGCGCTAATTTTGCACTTTTAGCACCAGATCTAGCATCTTCTTCTACTACATCTAAAGTATATCCATCCCAAGGAGCACCCCACCATAAATATGGCCAATTTGCAGCTGTTGAAGCTTCGAAACTTTGATCGAAAGATACTGCTTCTAATATGTTTGTTGACGGCTTAAATACTAATAAATTATCAGTAAAGGCTGTTGCTTTTACAAAGTCTGTTGTCTGTAAAGTACCTGGTGTGTAAGAAACATAAATTAAATCATCATTATATAAAGTTTCATTTTCTAATGCAATCAATACAACGTTTCCTTCTTCAGAGTCAATCATAACAGTTTGAATAGTTGGTATCCATTCTGTTTCGTTATTCATCATCTTAACAGAGAAGTTATCTGAATTAATAGAAGCCGGATCCATTTCTCTTGAGAAGTCGAGTGCAATATATCCACCTTTCTCGTAGATATCAGTTAACCTAACTGGCTGATCTGATGGAACAACTTTAATTAGATTATCAAAAGACAAAGTATCAGCACCATAAGGTCTTGATCTGTCTGCTATTACAGCAACAGAATATGTTCCTAAACGCTTGTATAAAACGTCTGTTTCGTCTGCAGTTCCGTCAGTAATTAGTGCCTGTTCATAAATAACTTCACTTGGTGTACCTCCTTCAAAAGTATATTCTAAACGAGCAGGTTCACCTTTAGAACTATAGAAGAATCTAACAGAATTTCCTGCCATTAATTCATTCTCTGTAGTAAAGTCAAGATTTGCACCTAAAGAACCGTCTGTATTTACATACTTTGCAGTTAAAGTTAATTCTACAGGGTCTAAAACGGTAACTGTATATGTTGTGTCTAATTGAGTTCCTACTTGTGTAGAATCTACAAAAGCACTTGTTGAGAAAGTTTGACTTAACTTCACATCATACTGACCAACTGAATTAAACACAACATGAATTACATCTTTATCTGATGTTGTTACATTGTCTGTTCCTTCTATTGTTGCCCCCGATGGTAAAGTCCATGTTCTAGAAGTTACACCTCTAGATACATCACCAAAAGAGATATTTCCACCAATTTCTACTCTGTTGTCAAAATCTCCTTCAGAAGAATAAACAACGTGGTGACTTGGTTCTGCTCCTGGAGCTTCCCATTCCGTCTGACAGCCAAAAAGTATTGCTACCAGAGAAAATAATAATATATGATTAAATCTTTTCATTTCGATTTCTTCTTCTAGTTTAAAATACTTATTAGTTGCTAGTTAACCCAGTGTTAATTTGCTTCTCACTTGTAGGAATTGGATAGAAATCATGCACTTCTGAATCATAAATTTCAGAAGAAACTGCATAATCTGGTCTAATTCTTTCTACAATAAATAGAGGTGGTTGATTTTGAATAGATTCAAAGTTTTTAAGTCTCCATTCTTCATCTTGACGATTCTTTTTAAGTACTTCGCCAGTAATTCCCCATCTAATAAGATCTCTCCATCTATGTCCTTCAAAACATAATTCTAAAGGTCTTTCTACCATTCTTAAGTGCGTTCTTACTGTTTCTGCAGAAGGAACTACTTGAGCATGAGGAGTACCAGTTACTTGAACACTCT is a genomic window of Flammeovirga pectinis containing:
- a CDS encoding sugar-binding domain-containing protein; the encoded protein is MKNVIYLLTLFVLSSGCNTQNSNKTAREHDFNFNWKFHLTDNNHSNFSSEDVSVKDWESIKLPHDWVIGNHYDSANAEFAPATGYIYGGGTGWYRKEFDIALNNNQKAFIHFDGVYNNSEVYINGKKLGFHPYGYSPFYYDLTPYINKNSKNTIAVKVDHTRFADSRWYTGAGIYRNVKLVVTNKLYVPIWGTFISTPEIEDNNALVNITTTIKNDYKGNKSFDLLTELFNKSNEKVGEAIKVISINENEQLEVVQQINVTNPILWGVENPHLYTAVTKLIIDNEQVDVLSSNFGIRNIKFDADSGFFLNNENMKIKGVCLHHDAGLVGTAVPKDVWRRRLQTLKDGGCNAIRVAHNPASSEFLDLCDELGFLVQDEFFDEWDYPKDKRFNQKEQSQNKETEGYANYFQNYGEEDLKSVMKSHRNHPSIFQWSIGNEIEWTYPRVAKATGFFGNMNWNGNYFWSKPPYSTTKIKEKLTTLPHQKYDIGMTAKQLVDWTKEMDNSRPVVANCILPSASHETLYGKSLDIVGYSYRRVLYDYGHEMYPNKVIMGTENLAQYHEWKAVMDRPFIAGTFFWTGIDYLGEIRGPWPIKGNNAGMIDFAGFTKPSYHMIKTLWSDDPHTYIATQEIEKSINKIDPNSGLLVAKNPNAWKHALWEWHDVNNHWNYAEKQMISVEMYSNCESIELFLNEKSLGQRNLSEFEDHIYKWAVPFEKGKLTAVGVKNGQIIETTLHTAGKAAGVKLSIDKSTIDNDEYEVAHVVAQLVDAKGFPIKNQERIINFEIPENLRVLGVDNGAINNVQTHNARKLLTSNGRALIILQSKEGKGKVEVKAKVEGLLEDKILLTIKEKGTKTQDVYAELN